One Miscanthus floridulus cultivar M001 chromosome 11, ASM1932011v1, whole genome shotgun sequence DNA window includes the following coding sequences:
- the LOC136494446 gene encoding GDT1-like protein 2, chloroplastic isoform X3 produces MKPIRHDIRAQMSNVNVGAGSYGEDEANSHGERLDTSSTGDPNKLAKQLSGSRYLQSIGAVLLLCALATSFFVFFKGQPSAVVAMLAKSGFTAAFTLIFVSEIGDKTFFIAALLAMQYQRALVLLGSVAALSLMTIVSVIIGRIFQSVPAQFQTTLPIGEYAAVALLAFFGFKSIRDALALPDNANGNLQGNSESGELADAEELVKEKVSEKLTSPLEVLWKSFSLVFFAEWGDRSMLATIALGAAQSPLGVASGAIAGHLIATALAILGGAFLANYLSEKLVGLLGGVLFLLFAAATLFGVF; encoded by the exons ATGAAACCAATAAGGCATGACATCAGGGCCCAAATGTCCAATGTAAATGTTGGTGCTGGGAGTTATGGAGAAGATGAAGCAAATAGCCATGGAGAACGTTTGGATACCTCTTCTACTGGAGACCCCAACAAATT AGCAAAACAACTTTCAGGATCTCGTTACCTGCAATCCATTGGTGCCGTGCTACTTCTGTGTGCCCTGGCAACTAGTTTTTTCGTTTTTTTTAAAGGACAACCTTCTGCAGTTGTAGCTATGCTAGCAAAATCAGGTTTCACAGCAGCATTTACACTGATTTTTGTATCTGAGATTGGAGATAAG ACGTTTTTCATTGCTGCACTACTCGCGATGCAATATCAAAGAGCACTG GTTTTACTTGGGTCAGTGGCTGCTCTCTCCCTGATGACTATCGTGAGTGTTATAATTGGACGGATTTTCCAGTCTGTGCCAGCACAgtttcaaacaa CGCTACCAATAGGAGAGTATGCTGCAGTTGCTCTGCTGGCATTCTTTGGTTTCAAGTCAATAAGAGATGCATTAGCACTTCCTGATAATGCGAACGGGAACCTTCAGGGGAATTCGGAAAGTGGGGAACTGGCTGATGCCGAGGAGCTTGTCAAGGAAAAG GTTTCTGAAAAGCTCACCAGTCCTCTTGAAGTCCTTTGGAAGTCCTTCAGCCTTGTTTTCTTTGCT GAGTGGGGAGATCGCtctatgcttgctacaattgctTTGGGTGCTGCTCAG TCTCCTTTGGGTGTTGCTAGTGGAGCCATAGCTGGACACTTGATTGCAACAGCCCTTGCTATTCTTGGAGGAGCATTCCTGGCCAACTACTTGTCTGAGAAGCTG GTTGGCTTGTTAGGAGGAGTACTATTTTTGCTCTTCGCTGCAGCGACGCTTTTTGGTGTATTCTAA
- the LOC136494446 gene encoding GDT1-like protein 2, chloroplastic isoform X1, whose protein sequence is MVVLVSTAARWPGGGTAARARPPAARARGPRRVPAEPEQKAVATVRFVKCRLLSWMKPIRHDIRAQMSNVNVGAGSYGEDEANSHGERLDTSSTGDPNKLAKQLSGSRYLQSIGAVLLLCALATSFFVFFKGQPSAVVAMLAKSGFTAAFTLIFVSEIGDKTFFIAALLAMQYQRALVLLGSVAALSLMTIVSVIIGRIFQSVPAQFQTTLPIGEYAAVALLAFFGFKSIRDALALPDNANGNLQGNSESGELADAEELVKEKVSEKLTSPLEVLWKSFSLVFFAEWGDRSMLATIALGAAQSPLGVASGAIAGHLIATALAILGGAFLANYLSEKLVGLLGGVLFLLFAAATLFGVF, encoded by the exons ATGGTGGTGCTGGTGAGTACTGCCGCTCGGTGGCCCGGGGGAGGCACGGCCGCCCGGGCGCGCCCGCCGGCTGCGAGGGCGAGGGGTCCCCGCCGCGTCCCCGCCGAGCCCGAGCAGAAGGCGGTGGCCACGGTCAGGTTTG TAAAATGTAGGTTGTTATCTTGGATGAAACCAATAAGGCATGACATCAGGGCCCAAATGTCCAATGTAAATGTTGGTGCTGGGAGTTATGGAGAAGATGAAGCAAATAGCCATGGAGAACGTTTGGATACCTCTTCTACTGGAGACCCCAACAAATT AGCAAAACAACTTTCAGGATCTCGTTACCTGCAATCCATTGGTGCCGTGCTACTTCTGTGTGCCCTGGCAACTAGTTTTTTCGTTTTTTTTAAAGGACAACCTTCTGCAGTTGTAGCTATGCTAGCAAAATCAGGTTTCACAGCAGCATTTACACTGATTTTTGTATCTGAGATTGGAGATAAG ACGTTTTTCATTGCTGCACTACTCGCGATGCAATATCAAAGAGCACTG GTTTTACTTGGGTCAGTGGCTGCTCTCTCCCTGATGACTATCGTGAGTGTTATAATTGGACGGATTTTCCAGTCTGTGCCAGCACAgtttcaaacaa CGCTACCAATAGGAGAGTATGCTGCAGTTGCTCTGCTGGCATTCTTTGGTTTCAAGTCAATAAGAGATGCATTAGCACTTCCTGATAATGCGAACGGGAACCTTCAGGGGAATTCGGAAAGTGGGGAACTGGCTGATGCCGAGGAGCTTGTCAAGGAAAAG GTTTCTGAAAAGCTCACCAGTCCTCTTGAAGTCCTTTGGAAGTCCTTCAGCCTTGTTTTCTTTGCT GAGTGGGGAGATCGCtctatgcttgctacaattgctTTGGGTGCTGCTCAG TCTCCTTTGGGTGTTGCTAGTGGAGCCATAGCTGGACACTTGATTGCAACAGCCCTTGCTATTCTTGGAGGAGCATTCCTGGCCAACTACTTGTCTGAGAAGCTG GTTGGCTTGTTAGGAGGAGTACTATTTTTGCTCTTCGCTGCAGCGACGCTTTTTGGTGTATTCTAA
- the LOC136494446 gene encoding GDT1-like protein 2, chloroplastic isoform X2 has translation MVVLVSTAARWPGGGTAARARPPAARARGPRRVPAEPEQKAVATVRLLSWMKPIRHDIRAQMSNVNVGAGSYGEDEANSHGERLDTSSTGDPNKLAKQLSGSRYLQSIGAVLLLCALATSFFVFFKGQPSAVVAMLAKSGFTAAFTLIFVSEIGDKTFFIAALLAMQYQRALVLLGSVAALSLMTIVSVIIGRIFQSVPAQFQTTLPIGEYAAVALLAFFGFKSIRDALALPDNANGNLQGNSESGELADAEELVKEKVSEKLTSPLEVLWKSFSLVFFAEWGDRSMLATIALGAAQSPLGVASGAIAGHLIATALAILGGAFLANYLSEKLVGLLGGVLFLLFAAATLFGVF, from the exons ATGGTGGTGCTGGTGAGTACTGCCGCTCGGTGGCCCGGGGGAGGCACGGCCGCCCGGGCGCGCCCGCCGGCTGCGAGGGCGAGGGGTCCCCGCCGCGTCCCCGCCGAGCCCGAGCAGAAGGCGGTGGCCACGGTCAG GTTGTTATCTTGGATGAAACCAATAAGGCATGACATCAGGGCCCAAATGTCCAATGTAAATGTTGGTGCTGGGAGTTATGGAGAAGATGAAGCAAATAGCCATGGAGAACGTTTGGATACCTCTTCTACTGGAGACCCCAACAAATT AGCAAAACAACTTTCAGGATCTCGTTACCTGCAATCCATTGGTGCCGTGCTACTTCTGTGTGCCCTGGCAACTAGTTTTTTCGTTTTTTTTAAAGGACAACCTTCTGCAGTTGTAGCTATGCTAGCAAAATCAGGTTTCACAGCAGCATTTACACTGATTTTTGTATCTGAGATTGGAGATAAG ACGTTTTTCATTGCTGCACTACTCGCGATGCAATATCAAAGAGCACTG GTTTTACTTGGGTCAGTGGCTGCTCTCTCCCTGATGACTATCGTGAGTGTTATAATTGGACGGATTTTCCAGTCTGTGCCAGCACAgtttcaaacaa CGCTACCAATAGGAGAGTATGCTGCAGTTGCTCTGCTGGCATTCTTTGGTTTCAAGTCAATAAGAGATGCATTAGCACTTCCTGATAATGCGAACGGGAACCTTCAGGGGAATTCGGAAAGTGGGGAACTGGCTGATGCCGAGGAGCTTGTCAAGGAAAAG GTTTCTGAAAAGCTCACCAGTCCTCTTGAAGTCCTTTGGAAGTCCTTCAGCCTTGTTTTCTTTGCT GAGTGGGGAGATCGCtctatgcttgctacaattgctTTGGGTGCTGCTCAG TCTCCTTTGGGTGTTGCTAGTGGAGCCATAGCTGGACACTTGATTGCAACAGCCCTTGCTATTCTTGGAGGAGCATTCCTGGCCAACTACTTGTCTGAGAAGCTG GTTGGCTTGTTAGGAGGAGTACTATTTTTGCTCTTCGCTGCAGCGACGCTTTTTGGTGTATTCTAA